In a single window of the Leptospira sanjuanensis genome:
- a CDS encoding LIC10920 family plasminogen-binding lipoprotein: MKRSYSLFFTSILASAVLFGCANSKDSNNVDLKVLLADGNVIFINGEVDPDKISSCGVAVPGTTSTGTTGTTGTTGTTGTTGTSNTRYTITSQLIMKTTGESLVLRFQFDSAQYQGSVDPQQGFSYSGGAFAKTVTGNVGKVEWGSSGIPVYASSSGAAQQQTLQYMEIDISLTGKLLSSSTSTGILNQCYTSDNVNCTSVTTTQQCFTQDNQTCVSTASASGTSVTITGSIHCNAKNVIPSGGTTTTQ; encoded by the coding sequence CAATTCGAAAGATTCAAATAACGTCGACCTCAAGGTTTTGCTCGCCGACGGAAACGTAATTTTCATCAACGGAGAAGTAGATCCCGATAAAATCTCCTCATGCGGAGTAGCCGTCCCCGGAACCACTTCCACGGGAACTACCGGTACTACGGGAACCACAGGCACCACGGGAACCACAGGTACAAGTAACACCCGTTATACGATTACAAGCCAATTGATCATGAAAACGACCGGAGAGTCTCTTGTCCTCCGGTTTCAATTTGACTCGGCCCAGTATCAAGGATCCGTGGATCCGCAACAGGGCTTCAGTTATTCCGGCGGGGCTTTCGCAAAAACGGTTACTGGTAACGTCGGTAAGGTGGAATGGGGATCATCCGGAATTCCCGTATATGCGAGCAGCAGCGGCGCGGCTCAACAACAAACGCTTCAATACATGGAGATCGATATTTCCCTGACGGGAAAACTTCTCAGCAGTTCCACCAGCACGGGAATTCTCAATCAGTGTTACACATCCGACAACGTAAATTGTACTTCCGTGACGACTACACAACAGTGTTTTACGCAGGACAACCAAACCTGCGTTTCCACGGCTTCGGCTTCAGGGACGTCCGTAACGATTACGGGAAGCATTCACTGTAACGCAAAGAACGTAATTCCGAGCGGCGGCACGACTACTACTCAGTAA